In Deltaproteobacteria bacterium, a genomic segment contains:
- a CDS encoding glutamine synthetase, producing MEEKDRDFVLKAAREQRVRFIRLWFTDILGFLKSFAITSEELEGALEEGMGFDGSSIQGFARIDESDMVALPDPNTFCVLPWRGEDQRVARMFCDVMEPNGDRYEGDPRWILEKTLQRAARMGYTFYVGPELEYFYFKSAESPPLGLDKGGYFDLTPLDVATDLRKETILILEKMGIGVEYSHHEVAPSQHEIDLRYADAMTMADTVMTYRLVVKQVALNHGVHATFMPKPLFGVNGSGMHTHMSLFRGDENAFFDPEDKYHLSETAKKYIAGLLRHAPEITLITNQWVNSYKRLVPGYEAPVYLSWALRNRSDLIRVPQYKPNKPSATRIEFRSPDPACNPYLAFAVMLAAGLEGIEKDYPCPEPVERNVYEMTDSEREELGIGSLPENLWEAIRLAEESDLVRTTLGDHLFTKLIEDKKVEWKQYASQVTGWELDEYLSVL from the coding sequence ATGGAAGAGAAGGACCGGGACTTTGTGCTAAAGGCGGCACGGGAGCAAAGGGTGAGGTTCATCCGGCTCTGGTTCACCGACATTCTCGGCTTTCTTAAGAGTTTCGCCATCACGTCCGAGGAGTTGGAGGGGGCATTGGAAGAGGGGATGGGGTTTGACGGGTCCTCGATTCAGGGGTTTGCACGCATCGATGAGAGCGACATGGTGGCTCTCCCGGATCCCAACACCTTCTGCGTCCTCCCCTGGAGGGGAGAGGACCAGCGGGTGGCAAGGATGTTCTGTGACGTCATGGAGCCCAATGGCGACCGGTATGAGGGAGATCCGCGGTGGATCCTGGAAAAGACGCTGCAGAGGGCGGCCCGGATGGGCTACACCTTCTACGTGGGACCGGAACTGGAATACTTCTACTTCAAGAGCGCAGAGTCCCCACCCCTGGGCCTGGACAAGGGGGGCTATTTCGACCTCACCCCTCTCGACGTGGCGACAGATCTCCGGAAGGAGACGATCCTGATTCTCGAAAAGATGGGGATCGGAGTGGAATACAGCCACCATGAGGTGGCCCCGAGCCAGCACGAGATCGACCTGAGGTACGCCGATGCCATGACCATGGCCGATACGGTCATGACCTACAGGCTCGTCGTCAAACAGGTGGCCCTCAACCACGGAGTCCATGCGACTTTCATGCCCAAGCCGCTCTTCGGCGTGAACGGCAGCGGCATGCACACGCACATGTCCCTGTTCCGGGGAGATGAGAACGCCTTCTTCGACCCGGAAGACAAGTACCATCTCTCGGAAACGGCCAAGAAGTACATCGCAGGGTTGCTGCGACATGCCCCGGAGATCACCCTGATCACCAACCAGTGGGTGAACTCCTACAAGCGGCTGGTCCCCGGGTATGAGGCTCCGGTCTATCTTTCCTGGGCCCTCCGGAACCGCTCGGACCTCATCCGTGTCCCCCAATACAAGCCCAACAAGCCGTCTGCAACGAGGATCGAATTTCGCTCGCCGGACCCGGCCTGCAATCCCTATCTGGCCTTTGCCGTGATGCTCGCTGCAGGACTCGAGGGAATCGAAAAAGACTACCCTTGCCCCGAACCTGTGGAGCGGAACGTCTACGAGATGACCGACTCCGAAAGGGAAGAACTCGGTATCGGCTCCCTGCCCGAAAATCTCTGGGAGGCGATCAGGCTGGCCGAGGAGAGCGATCTCGTGAGAACCACCCTGGGCGACCACCTCTTCACCAAGCTGATCGAGGACAAGAAGGTGGAATGGAAGCAATACGCATCCCAGGTCACTGGGTGGGAGCTTGACGAGTACCTCTCCGTTCTCTGA
- the hemB gene encoding porphobilinogen synthase has product MEFPRYRPRRLRQNRSFRNLVRETHLRREDLIQPLFVCPGKRVRKPISSMPGNYQLSVDTLTEEVKGINDLGIEAVILFGIPEKKDEKASEGYAPDGIVQRAIRAIKKEVRDVLVVTDVCLCEYMSHGHCGLVEGDVIVNDPTLELLAKMAVSHAEAGADMVAPSDMMDGRVGAIREALDEKGFSHIPIMAYSAKYASAFYGPFREAAESPPRFGDRRTYQMDPGNLREAIREVALDIQEGADIVMVKPALPYLDVIAAVRDSFDVPLAAYNVSGEFAMIKAADRLGWINGAEVMMETLLSIKRAGADVILTYFAKEVARILNGTGQ; this is encoded by the coding sequence ATGGAGTTTCCGCGATATCGGCCCCGGCGGCTGAGACAGAACAGAAGCTTTCGAAATCTGGTAAGGGAGACTCATCTCAGGAGAGAAGACCTCATTCAGCCCTTGTTTGTCTGCCCGGGTAAACGGGTCAGGAAGCCTATCTCCTCGATGCCGGGGAACTATCAGTTGTCCGTGGACACTCTTACGGAAGAGGTCAAGGGGATCAATGATCTGGGGATAGAGGCGGTCATTCTCTTTGGAATTCCTGAGAAGAAGGATGAGAAGGCGAGTGAGGGCTATGCTCCCGATGGAATCGTTCAGAGGGCGATTCGGGCCATCAAGAAAGAGGTTCGGGATGTACTCGTCGTGACCGATGTCTGCCTCTGCGAATACATGAGCCACGGCCATTGCGGGCTGGTGGAAGGCGATGTGATAGTCAACGATCCCACTCTGGAACTCCTTGCCAAGATGGCCGTGTCCCATGCAGAGGCCGGTGCCGACATGGTGGCCCCTTCCGACATGATGGACGGCCGTGTGGGTGCGATCCGCGAGGCCCTGGATGAAAAGGGGTTCAGCCACATACCGATCATGGCGTATTCGGCCAAGTACGCCTCGGCCTTTTACGGCCCCTTCAGAGAGGCAGCCGAGTCACCTCCCAGGTTTGGAGACAGGAGGACCTACCAGATGGATCCCGGAAACCTCCGGGAGGCAATCAGGGAGGTCGCCCTTGACATTCAGGAGGGTGCGGACATAGTGATGGTGAAGCCGGCCCTCCCGTATCTTGACGTTATCGCCGCGGTGAGGGACTCCTTTGACGTCCCTCTGGCCGCGTACAACGTGAGCGGGGAATTTGCCATGATAAAGGCGGCGGATCGGCTGGGCTGGATCAACGGCGCCGAGGTCATGATGGAGACCCTCCTAAGCATCAAGCGAGCCGGGGCTGATGTCATTCTCACCTATTTTGCCAAGGAAGTGGCACGGATCCTGAACGGGACCGGGCAATGA
- the ahbD gene encoding heme b synthase, with amino-acid sequence MNELRMIAWEITRRCNLACIHCRASAERGFYPNELTTRECLDLIDDVASFSKPVIILTGGEPLLREDIFEVARYGSSRGLRMVMAVNGTLVDETAARNMQDSGIQRISVSIDGATAESHDRFRQVPGAFEGALRGIRFAKKVGLEFQINTTVTKHNRDELPALLDLAIDLGAAAHHVFLLVPTGRGKELAEQQVTAQEYEEILTWFYDQKERSPLHLKATCAPQFYRILRQKARDEGKSVTYENFGLDATTRGCLGGVSFCFISHVGEVQPCGYLELNCGNIRQNTLEQIWEGSRIFRDLRDFNNYKGRCGRCEYRKVCGGCRARAYEMSGDFLAEEPFCTYEPRSS; translated from the coding sequence ATGAACGAGCTGAGGATGATCGCATGGGAGATTACGCGGCGCTGTAATCTCGCATGCATCCACTGCAGGGCTTCGGCGGAGAGGGGTTTCTATCCCAATGAACTCACGACCCGCGAATGCCTGGACCTGATCGATGACGTGGCATCGTTCAGCAAGCCGGTTATCATCCTGACAGGGGGGGAGCCACTGCTGCGTGAGGACATCTTTGAGGTGGCTCGTTATGGAAGCAGTAGGGGACTCCGTATGGTCATGGCAGTCAACGGAACCCTGGTGGATGAAACGGCGGCCCGGAACATGCAAGACTCTGGCATTCAGCGCATAAGTGTCAGCATTGACGGCGCTACGGCGGAGAGTCACGACCGGTTCCGGCAGGTTCCTGGGGCTTTTGAAGGAGCCCTGAGAGGTATTCGATTCGCCAAGAAGGTGGGGCTTGAGTTTCAGATCAACACGACCGTTACCAAACACAACCGCGACGAACTGCCTGCCCTTCTCGATTTGGCCATCGATCTCGGGGCGGCGGCCCATCACGTCTTTCTTTTGGTCCCTACGGGGAGAGGGAAGGAGCTTGCAGAGCAGCAGGTGACCGCCCAAGAGTACGAGGAGATCCTGACGTGGTTCTATGATCAGAAAGAGAGGAGCCCTCTCCATCTTAAAGCCACCTGTGCCCCCCAGTTCTACAGGATCCTGAGGCAGAAGGCCAGGGATGAGGGGAAGAGCGTGACGTATGAGAATTTCGGCCTCGATGCAACGACGCGGGGATGTCTGGGAGGTGTGTCCTTCTGCTTTATCTCCCATGTGGGAGAGGTCCAACCCTGTGGGTACCTGGAACTCAACTGTGGGAATATTCGCCAAAACACCCTGGAACAGATCTGGGAGGGTTCGAGGATTTTCCGCGATCTCCGGGATTTCAACAACTACAAGGGGCGATGCGGGAGGTGCGAATACCGGAAGGTATGCGGGGGATGCCGGGCAAGGGCCTATGAGATGTCCGGAGATTTCCTTGCAGAGGAGCCCTTTTGCACATACGAACCCCGCTCCTCATAG
- a CDS encoding HAMP domain-containing protein translates to MERRASRFGIRIKFVFMVSTLIVLACLILSVFFIGHEKEVARQILAGQGNDLAMDLAREVEVAGAISSPAALQPLVDRFGEREGVVYCSVEDCNGRILATAGEGISPAGLGQVMTFSCPIVGSGAGGNGERLSMRAVVGVSESEWAERLASLKRAAILLALVVVAIGILATLLVTQITLRPIRELVAATQRIARGELDEPVRIASSGEVRDLCEALNGMAVKLQHSRSKLEEYSRTLEKKVEDRTQELEERVRELSDSRMATLNILEDVKEAKTELERVNQELLALDEMKSKFIGTISHELKTPFTAIKANIDFILSGKEGELPQNLIQYLVTIQRNTNRVRKIMEDFLNVAQIHSGRKHLEPEDLDLAVAVREYLAEMGPIDRKFKVRVDIPSGISVFADPNRLHDVYVNLLLNALKFSPEGGEIRISARPYNGQILSEVSDQGVGIPADKLERIFEEFFQIDRKKYGGTGLGLSIVKGIIHEHGGKIWVDSRPGGGSTFFFTLPTGKGAEDGDIRKSGEGSDC, encoded by the coding sequence ATGGAAAGACGGGCAAGCCGATTCGGCATTCGTATCAAATTCGTTTTCATGGTGTCCACGCTGATCGTCCTTGCGTGTCTGATTCTCAGTGTTTTCTTTATCGGTCATGAAAAAGAGGTGGCTCGACAGATCCTTGCAGGCCAGGGAAATGACCTGGCAATGGACCTGGCAAGAGAGGTGGAGGTGGCGGGCGCGATATCTTCTCCTGCCGCGCTCCAGCCTCTGGTCGATAGGTTTGGAGAGAGAGAAGGAGTGGTCTATTGCAGCGTAGAAGACTGCAACGGGCGGATCCTGGCCACGGCGGGGGAGGGGATCTCCCCTGCCGGGCTCGGCCAGGTGATGACCTTCTCCTGTCCTATCGTCGGTTCCGGGGCGGGCGGCAACGGTGAGAGACTTTCCATGAGGGCGGTGGTGGGTGTGTCCGAGTCGGAATGGGCCGAGAGGCTCGCTTCCCTCAAGCGGGCGGCCATACTACTGGCCCTCGTCGTCGTAGCCATCGGTATTCTTGCCACTCTCCTGGTCACACAGATCACCCTCAGGCCCATCAGGGAACTCGTGGCTGCGACCCAGAGAATCGCTAGGGGAGAACTCGATGAACCCGTCCGGATTGCATCGAGTGGTGAAGTCAGGGATCTCTGTGAAGCCCTGAACGGGATGGCTGTCAAGCTGCAGCATTCCCGCTCCAAGCTGGAGGAGTACAGCAGGACCCTGGAGAAGAAGGTGGAGGATAGAACCCAGGAGTTGGAAGAGCGTGTAAGAGAGCTGTCCGACTCGCGGATGGCCACCTTGAACATTCTGGAAGATGTCAAGGAGGCAAAGACGGAACTGGAGAGGGTCAACCAGGAGCTCCTGGCCCTTGACGAGATGAAGTCGAAGTTCATCGGTACCATATCCCATGAGCTGAAGACGCCCTTTACCGCCATAAAGGCAAACATAGATTTTATCCTGAGCGGCAAGGAAGGCGAGCTTCCTCAGAACCTGATCCAGTATCTGGTGACTATTCAGAGAAACACCAACCGTGTTCGGAAGATCATGGAAGACTTCCTCAATGTAGCTCAGATACATTCCGGGAGAAAGCACCTCGAACCGGAGGATCTCGACCTGGCCGTGGCGGTCCGGGAATACCTGGCGGAAATGGGCCCCATCGACAGAAAGTTCAAGGTGAGGGTGGACATCCCCAGTGGGATCTCTGTTTTCGCCGATCCTAATCGACTCCACGACGTCTATGTGAATCTCCTGTTGAATGCGCTGAAATTCTCACCTGAAGGGGGAGAGATCCGGATCAGTGCGCGGCCTTACAACGGGCAGATTCTCTCGGAGGTTTCTGACCAGGGTGTGGGGATTCCAGCGGACAAGTTGGAAAGAATCTTTGAAGAATTCTTTCAGATCGACCGAAAGAAGTATGGAGGGACGGGATTAGGGCTTTCCATTGTAAAGGGAATCATCCACGAACACGGGGGCAAGATCTGGGTCGATTCTCGGCCGGGAGGGGGAAGTACGTTTTTTTTCACCTTGCCGACCGGTAAGGGTGCGGAGGATGGAGACATCAGAAAGTCAGGGGAAGGTTCTGATTGTTGA
- a CDS encoding diguanylate cyclase: METSESQGKVLIVDDVHDTVEIIKKLLEYEGYQVLTAYTGEEGVRIALEEDPDVVVLDINLPGIDGNEALRQIHNKNPDQSVIMLTAYANVDNTIQALKDGAVDFIRKPFENDHLVYVIQKCVENTRIIQEKRRLEEEIRRLSVTDDLTGLYNHRHFFNTLEAELTRARRQKHRLALLMFDLDNFKEYNDIYGHLEGDKVLTRIGEIVVHCIRNNVDTGYRYGGDEFAIILIGVDLNQALDIAERLRAMIEKAELGTITVSIGLAEYAGEMDAETFVKAADDALYLAKSSGGNRVQTITSRFQTQDVPSNRSL, from the coding sequence ATGGAGACATCAGAAAGTCAGGGGAAGGTTCTGATTGTTGATGATGTCCATGACACGGTGGAGATCATCAAGAAGCTCCTGGAGTACGAGGGCTACCAGGTATTGACGGCCTATACGGGCGAGGAAGGGGTGAGGATCGCTCTGGAAGAGGATCCCGACGTGGTGGTCCTGGACATCAACCTCCCCGGGATCGACGGTAACGAGGCGCTTCGGCAGATTCACAACAAGAACCCTGACCAATCGGTCATCATGCTTACGGCCTATGCCAACGTGGACAACACTATACAGGCGCTCAAGGATGGAGCTGTCGACTTTATCCGGAAGCCCTTTGAGAATGATCACCTGGTCTATGTGATTCAGAAGTGCGTTGAAAACACCCGCATCATTCAAGAGAAACGAAGGCTCGAAGAGGAGATCCGGCGTCTTTCGGTGACGGATGATCTGACGGGCCTCTATAACCACCGCCATTTCTTCAACACCCTGGAGGCCGAACTCACCCGGGCGAGACGGCAGAAACACAGACTCGCTCTGCTCATGTTCGACCTGGACAATTTCAAGGAATACAACGACATCTACGGCCATCTGGAAGGGGATAAGGTCCTTACAAGAATCGGTGAGATCGTTGTCCACTGTATCCGGAACAACGTGGATACGGGGTATCGCTATGGCGGTGACGAATTTGCTATCATACTCATAGGGGTGGACCTGAACCAGGCTCTGGATATCGCCGAGAGGCTCCGTGCCATGATAGAGAAAGCGGAACTGGGCACGATCACCGTGAGTATCGGCCTGGCCGAATATGCGGGGGAGATGGACGCCGAGACTTTTGTCAAAGCGGCGGACGACGCATTGTATCTGGCCAAGAGCTCCGGCGGCAACAGGGTGCAGACGATCACTTCCAGGTTTCAGACCCAGGACGTCCCCTCAAACAGGAGCCTCTGA
- the polA gene encoding DNA polymerase I, whose product MGKPTLVLIDGSSYIFRAFFALPPLSNSKGIPTNAALGFTNMLLKVIKEFKPRLLAVAFDAKGPSFRNDVYAAYKANRPAMPERLSLQIPFIKRIVEGFNIPILEKEGYEADDLIGTIATRAAAEGYPVQIVTGDKDIFQLIDARITTVDTMKNRSFGFKEVKERFGVEPRQLVDLLALAGDTTDNIPGVPGIGLKTAAALIREFGSLENLLENVEKVSNSRIREKLVAFADQARLSRQLATIDTQVPLEIRPEDLSFSGETGESLKEVFKELEFTKLLRELPAPEKPEGDYRSVLTREDLGHLLAGIEEAKEFTLSLEPLGSSPMEGSLLGISVCFKPHQAWYIPFVPGDRGRGASLSKGEVLQVLERYLEDPSFKKSGYDIKRSHILLKREGLETRGWDMDPMVASYLLNPTRHDHGLDTLAEEYLDRRIFSEREATGSGQKTLGLGGLPVNQISRRACETCDVALQLSRILAPKLEEEGFLDLYREMELPLTFVLADMEMKGVKVDLSVLAGLSREFEASLKRLMGEIHELAGEAFNINSPKQLGEILFRKLKLPPVKRTKTGFSTDEEVLTKLAVTHPLPAKIIEFRGLSRLKSTYVDTLPLLVNRETGRIHTSFNQTVTATGRLSSSDPNLQNIPIRSEEGRRIRDAFVPQEGCSILSADYSQIELRILAHISRDSTLTAAFRRGEDVHRRTAAELYGVPPERVDEQMRREAKVINFGVIYGMSAFGLAKELAVDTRVAQAYIEEYFLKHGGVKSYIDHVIAEAKRKGYVTTLFNRRRYLPEINSTNRPMRQFAERTAINTPIQGTAADLIKIAMIRIHRRLREEGFATEMILQVHDELVFEAPDEELGSVSDLIRREMEGVMELSVPLRVVIAWGKTWGEAHV is encoded by the coding sequence ATGGGAAAACCCACCCTTGTTCTCATCGACGGGAGTTCATACATCTTCAGGGCATTCTTCGCCCTTCCCCCGCTTTCCAACTCAAAGGGAATCCCCACTAATGCCGCTCTGGGCTTTACCAATATGCTCCTGAAGGTGATAAAGGAGTTCAAACCAAGACTCTTGGCCGTGGCCTTCGACGCCAAGGGTCCGTCCTTCAGAAACGACGTCTACGCAGCCTACAAGGCCAATCGGCCGGCTATGCCGGAACGGCTGTCCCTCCAGATCCCTTTTATCAAGCGTATCGTTGAAGGCTTCAACATCCCGATCCTGGAGAAGGAGGGATACGAGGCGGACGACCTGATCGGGACCATTGCTACCAGGGCGGCGGCTGAGGGCTATCCCGTACAGATAGTCACCGGGGATAAGGATATCTTCCAGCTTATCGACGCAAGAATCACCACCGTCGATACCATGAAAAACAGGTCCTTCGGCTTCAAGGAGGTAAAGGAGAGATTCGGTGTGGAGCCGCGACAGCTGGTCGATCTCTTGGCCCTTGCAGGGGATACCACCGACAATATCCCAGGGGTCCCCGGAATCGGTCTCAAGACCGCTGCGGCCTTGATACGGGAATTCGGCTCCCTCGAGAATCTCTTGGAAAACGTGGAAAAGGTGTCCAATTCGAGGATAAGAGAAAAGCTTGTCGCTTTTGCCGACCAGGCAAGGCTCAGCAGGCAGCTGGCAACGATCGATACACAGGTCCCCCTCGAGATTAGGCCGGAGGATCTCTCCTTTTCAGGGGAAACCGGAGAGAGCCTCAAGGAGGTCTTCAAGGAGCTGGAGTTTACAAAGCTCCTGCGAGAGCTCCCCGCCCCGGAGAAACCCGAGGGAGATTACAGATCCGTCCTTACCCGGGAGGATCTCGGTCACCTTTTGGCGGGAATAGAAGAGGCCAAGGAGTTTACCCTCTCTCTCGAACCTCTTGGATCCTCCCCGATGGAGGGTTCCCTTCTCGGAATTTCCGTTTGCTTCAAGCCGCATCAGGCATGGTACATTCCCTTTGTGCCGGGCGATCGGGGCCGCGGGGCTTCTCTCTCCAAGGGGGAGGTTCTTCAGGTGTTGGAGCGCTACCTGGAAGATCCCTCCTTCAAGAAATCAGGGTATGACATCAAGAGATCCCATATCCTTCTCAAACGGGAAGGGCTCGAAACCCGGGGATGGGACATGGATCCCATGGTGGCCTCCTATCTTCTCAATCCGACGCGCCATGACCACGGTCTGGATACCCTGGCCGAGGAATACCTCGACCGTCGAATCTTCTCGGAACGAGAGGCCACCGGTTCAGGACAGAAAACCCTGGGACTGGGGGGTCTGCCGGTGAATCAGATCAGCCGGAGGGCTTGCGAGACCTGCGACGTGGCCCTGCAACTCTCCAGGATACTCGCTCCCAAGTTGGAAGAAGAGGGGTTCCTCGATCTCTACCGCGAGATGGAGCTCCCTCTGACCTTTGTCCTGGCGGACATGGAAATGAAGGGCGTAAAGGTCGACCTTTCTGTGCTGGCCGGCCTTTCGAGAGAGTTCGAGGCCAGCCTGAAGCGCCTGATGGGGGAGATCCATGAACTCGCGGGAGAGGCCTTCAACATCAACTCCCCCAAGCAGCTAGGGGAGATTCTTTTCAGGAAGTTGAAACTGCCCCCCGTCAAGAGGACCAAGACGGGCTTCTCCACAGATGAAGAGGTCCTGACAAAACTCGCGGTGACCCATCCTCTTCCGGCCAAGATCATCGAGTTCAGGGGCCTTTCCAGGTTGAAGTCCACCTATGTGGACACCCTTCCTCTCCTGGTGAACCGGGAGACAGGGCGGATACACACCTCCTTCAACCAGACCGTCACGGCCACCGGAAGGCTCTCCAGCAGTGATCCGAATCTTCAGAACATTCCGATTAGAAGCGAAGAGGGCAGGAGGATCAGGGACGCGTTCGTCCCCCAGGAAGGGTGTTCGATCCTTTCGGCTGACTATTCCCAGATCGAGCTGAGAATTCTCGCCCATATCTCAAGGGATTCGACACTGACTGCGGCCTTTCGGCGGGGGGAGGACGTCCACCGGAGAACCGCGGCGGAGCTATACGGCGTTCCTCCTGAGAGGGTGGACGAGCAGATGCGGCGTGAAGCCAAGGTCATCAATTTCGGTGTCATTTACGGTATGAGTGCATTCGGCCTGGCCAAGGAGTTGGCGGTGGACACGAGAGTGGCCCAGGCCTATATCGAGGAATACTTCCTGAAGCACGGGGGAGTCAAATCGTACATCGATCACGTGATTGCAGAGGCGAAGCGAAAAGGCTATGTAACCACCCTTTTCAACAGGCGGCGCTACCTCCCCGAAATCAACAGTACCAATCGACCCATGCGCCAGTTTGCCGAAAGGACCGCCATCAACACCCCTATCCAGGGGACCGCCGCTGATCTCATCAAGATCGCCATGATTCGGATACACAGGAGGCTCCGAGAGGAGGGATTTGCCACCGAGATGATCCTCCAGGTTCACGATGAACTGGTTTTCGAGGCGCCGGACGAGGAACTCGGCTCGGTGAGTGACTTGATCCGCAGGGAGATGGAAGGTGTCATGGAGCTGTCTGTCCCTCTCAGGGTTGTTATTGCTTGGGGCAAGACCTGGGGCGAGGCTCATGTGTAG
- a CDS encoding radical SAM domain-containing protein, producing the protein MESYKLEEFSVALDKRGAREFSKLSFPIRYGRFSEIQTKDYLFQFNLKGEIKYIQGRGPRWPHPGEWLKRTAGNDWIYYSSGDYSGVYDLFGEYYIPCLSYPSNSVMGGHPFQDDAVRSAIESWQRLLDEIGGMISGSIPQGLRDFLVLVTQNDAETLRRKADRLHRLLGGRVTVLPPDTRHVDYDVIPLIVADGCLHNCGFCRVKTGRDFSLRTEQNILEQIEGLKAFYGPDLSNYNSLFLGQHDALHAGREILEFAALKAYEVFEFTRSDLRGPRLFLFGSVESLMSSPEELFESLNGLPFSTYINIGLESADPATLAILKKPVAPARVAGAFGRMVEINRRYEKLEITANFILGGDLPESHLSSLLVLARDGLDRFYDKGAIYLSPLMDGKPITAGARRRMLKSFHAVKISSRLPVFIYLIQRL; encoded by the coding sequence ATGGAATCCTATAAGCTGGAAGAGTTTTCCGTCGCCCTTGATAAGAGGGGGGCCCGAGAGTTCTCGAAGCTCAGTTTCCCTATCCGTTACGGGCGCTTTTCAGAGATCCAAACCAAGGACTACCTCTTCCAATTCAACCTGAAGGGCGAGATCAAGTACATTCAAGGGCGAGGTCCAAGGTGGCCTCACCCTGGTGAATGGCTGAAACGCACGGCAGGTAACGACTGGATCTACTATTCGTCGGGCGACTACAGCGGGGTCTACGACCTCTTTGGCGAATACTATATTCCGTGTCTCTCATACCCGAGCAATTCCGTCATGGGCGGCCACCCTTTTCAGGATGATGCGGTAAGATCTGCGATCGAGTCCTGGCAGAGACTGCTTGATGAAATCGGGGGGATGATCTCGGGTTCAATCCCACAGGGACTCAGAGACTTTCTGGTTCTTGTCACTCAAAATGATGCAGAGACCCTGAGGCGGAAAGCCGACAGACTCCATAGGCTCTTGGGAGGGCGGGTAACCGTTCTTCCCCCCGACACCCGCCATGTAGACTATGACGTGATCCCTCTGATTGTTGCCGATGGGTGTCTACACAACTGCGGTTTTTGCCGGGTGAAGACGGGGAGGGATTTTTCCCTTCGAACTGAGCAGAACATCCTGGAGCAGATAGAGGGGCTCAAGGCTTTCTACGGCCCGGATCTTTCCAACTACAATTCACTCTTCCTGGGGCAGCATGACGCTCTTCATGCAGGGCGGGAGATCCTCGAGTTTGCCGCACTCAAGGCTTATGAGGTCTTTGAATTCACCCGGTCCGATCTCAGAGGGCCCCGGCTGTTTCTGTTCGGTAGCGTCGAGTCTCTGATGAGTTCGCCGGAGGAGCTGTTTGAGTCTCTCAACGGGCTTCCCTTCTCCACCTATATAAATATCGGCCTGGAGTCGGCCGACCCGGCCACTCTGGCGATCTTGAAGAAACCGGTCGCACCGGCTCGAGTTGCCGGGGCCTTTGGCAGAATGGTGGAGATAAACAGGAGGTATGAGAAGCTCGAGATTACGGCGAACTTCATCCTCGGAGGGGATCTCCCCGAGAGCCATTTGTCATCGCTGCTGGTACTGGCAAGGGACGGACTGGATCGCTTCTATGACAAGGGGGCGATCTATCTGTCGCCGTTGATGGACGGGAAACCCATTACCGCAGGAGCGAGAAGGAGAATGTTGAAGAGTTTCCATGCCGTGAAGATCTCCAGCCGACTCCCGGTCTTCATCTATCTCATCCAGAGGCTGTGA
- a CDS encoding alcohol dehydrogenase catalytic domain-containing protein: MRAAILEENYKIRIGEVDDLRPGPKDILIETVFAGVCGSDVHAFKGVHPFRKPPVVLGHELVGTVAEIGKEVTGFEKGDRVTVLPLIACGECIYCRRGRQNLCLHKKLPGIEGWEGAFAEYFLSKPDITFKVGPNTDTRVGALAEPLAVGFHAMRQGRVERGSSVLVLGAGTIGLVTAAVAHWVGAGEIAVTDLYDFNLTVAKELGATSTYRAGEEGVEERILEDHPRKFDVVFLCSGAAITVKQAMGLIQRGGRIVFVGMFLKPLTLEMIETTLNELEMIGTIVYSKEDFRSSVELLDSGQLPFDRLITHILPLGKAQHALELLVGHGEDVIKILLDTKK, translated from the coding sequence ATGAGGGCAGCGATCCTTGAGGAGAACTACAAGATAAGGATTGGCGAGGTCGACGATCTGCGACCCGGTCCGAAGGACATCCTGATAGAGACGGTGTTTGCCGGAGTGTGCGGGTCTGATGTTCATGCTTTCAAGGGTGTCCATCCCTTTCGTAAGCCGCCCGTCGTCTTGGGGCATGAGCTGGTGGGCACGGTGGCGGAGATCGGAAAGGAGGTGACCGGTTTTGAGAAAGGAGACCGGGTGACCGTCCTGCCCCTTATCGCCTGTGGGGAGTGCATCTATTGCCGGCGGGGACGACAGAACCTCTGTTTGCACAAGAAACTCCCGGGCATTGAGGGTTGGGAAGGGGCCTTTGCCGAATACTTCCTTTCAAAGCCCGACATTACCTTCAAGGTGGGACCAAATACCGATACTCGAGTTGGTGCCCTTGCCGAGCCTCTTGCCGTGGGATTTCATGCCATGAGGCAGGGGAGGGTGGAGAGGGGAAGCAGTGTCCTTGTGCTCGGTGCCGGAACGATAGGTCTCGTCACGGCTGCCGTTGCCCATTGGGTCGGAGCCGGTGAGATCGCCGTGACCGATCTCTATGATTTCAACCTGACAGTTGCCAAGGAGCTGGGAGCTACCTCGACCTACCGCGCAGGGGAGGAAGGGGTGGAGGAGAGGATCCTGGAGGACCATCCCCGGAAATTCGATGTGGTCTTTCTGTGCAGTGGAGCGGCCATAACGGTGAAGCAGGCGATGGGACTTATCCAGCGGGGAGGGCGGATCGTATTTGTGGGCATGTTCTTAAAGCCCCTGACCTTGGAGATGATTGAAACCACCCTGAACGAACTCGAGATGATCGGCACCATAGTCTATAGCAAGGAGGATTTCAGGAGTTCGGTGGAGTTGCTCGATTCGGGACAGCTGCCCTTTGACAGACTCATCACCCACATCCTACCCCTCGGGAAGGCCCAGCACGCCCTTGAGCTGCTCGTGGGACACGGTGAAGATGTAATAAAGATTCTCCTTGATACGAAGAAGTGA